The sequence below is a genomic window from Roseiconus lacunae.
CGATGTCCATTGGGTGACGATTGGTCATCCACACTCCCATGACCGTCACGGTGATCAAACCAGACTCGTGAGCGACGTAGTCGCTGAGCCCAAATAGCAGCAGTGCGACGGCAAGGGCACCGACGCCATGGAGGTTGTCCGGCAAGAGGAATCGGCGAATCAACTCGGTCACAAAGAATCCGCCGATGATTCCTGCCACGATACCGACGATCGCGGTTTTGGCGAGCATATAGGCGATGTGTCCGGTGCCATTTCCTGCGTCTATTAACAACGCTTCGAAGACCAGCACCGACGTCACCGCACCGATAGGATCGATGACGATGCCTTCCCATTTCAGCGTGTTCGCCACACGGTTGCTCGGCCGCACTTGTTTAATCAAAGGCCCGATCACCGTCGGCCCCGTCACCATCAAGATTGCTCCGACAAGGAAACTCATTCGCCAATGAAATCCCAGGCAGTAGTGCGCCGTGATCGCGACGCCGATAACAGTGATCAAGGCGCCGACGGTACACAGGCGTAACGCCGGAACGCCCGATTCTTTCAGCTCGGAAAACTTAAGTGACAAACCGCCTTCGAACATGATGACGCCGACGGCAAGCGAGACGAGCGGAAAGAGTAGGTTTGGGCCGGCCATTTCCGCGTCACCGCCGGTCACCTCGGCAAGGACTTCATCGGGGCGAAACACCCCACCGAGTGCTAGCCCAAAGAGCAACAACAGCAAGATGCTGGGAAGCTTTAATTTCCAAGCGATCCACTGCGCGGTCACCGCGAGAATGGGAATGCAGACCAGGTAGACGAGGAAGTAATCCATAGACGAACGTCACGATGGTCAGGGCAGCGAGGGGGTAGATTTGTCGGTCCAGTGTAGGCCGCAGTTACCCCCTCGGTCGAGCAGTGCAACCGGTTCGAAGAAAAACGGTTGAAAGATCAGCACACGAAGGCGGTTTCGGGGACGTTAACGAACCGTCCTGCTAGACCGGTGAAGCTTCGCTGGTTAACAACTGGTCGACTTCGTTGCTTACGATCACGCCATAGTTAATCGCACCCAGCCAGCCACTCATAATGATTCCAACGCTGCCCGCGTGGTACATTCCGCCAATCTGATTGGGGAGGTCCCGACTGACCTGCAGCCCTTCGAATTTGGTCCCGAAACTGGCGCCCATTTCGTGCTGGGTGTAGTGATGGAATGTTCGCGGGGTTGCCGCTTCGGCGTGCCCGATTTTGTCGCGGACACCTGGGAGATAGCGTTCGAGCGCATCGATCGTTGTTTCCACCAAGTCCTGTTTGCTGGCGTCGTAGTCCTCGTCGCTCAAGTCGCTCCAGTCGGACCAGTTAGCGTTGGTGCTGCTGACGATCGCATAGCGTTCTTTCTTTTTCCAAGGACGCGTCCGCGGATAGTAAAAGCTGAACGTTCGCGACGTGATATCACGGCTTAGCAGTAGCTCTGTATTAAAGTCTTTGGCGGTACTGGTGAAGAACAAGTCACCGGAGGACTCGTCGATTTCTTCGCCTTCTTTTAGTGCCATGTAAACCTGGGTGCTGCTGTTGTTTAAACGCACCGCACGGGTTTGGTCGACGTAATTGCGATCGAGCTTTTCTTCCCCGATCATCTTTAGAATGGTGGTACGGAGGTTCGCATTGCTGACGATCGCACGGCAGCGAATTTTGCGTCCGCCGACTTCGACCGCACTGACACGACCGTCTTTTAACTCGATCGAATCGACTCCCGAATTGATGCGAATGTCGACGCCATTGGATTCCAGTTCCTTTTGCATCCGTTTGACCAAGTCGTCGGTACCGCCTTCGTATATGTATACGCCTTTGCTCATAAAATTACTGAAGACGATTCCATAGGTGATGGCGGGGTCTTCCAGTGTCGAGCCGTTGGCATAAGTGATCGGTTCCATCAACAACCGAACAATGTCATCTCGGCCTGGGAAAAAGCGTTCGAACAGTTGCCCGGTCGTCGTCGACTGGTCGTCGTAAAAATTCATTCCCCGTGCGGTATCGAAAAAGCTTTTTACGTTTTCCGGTTGCTGCCCAAACCGTTCGACCAGCAACCGCGAGAAGTCTTCACGATCAAACGTTGTTGTCAGCGAAAACTGGGGGTTATCGAAGCGGATGTTCTTTAGCTGAACAATTCGGTCGGAGATCTCACGGTTCCAATAACGGCGGCACGACTTGATCATCCCATGTGGAAAACCGTGCAGCGAGATATCGAACGTGTGTCCCCCGGGCCGCAGGAACCAGGTCGCGAGCCCACCTAATTTGTAGTGCTGTTCGAGCAGCAACACGCGGTGACCGGCGCGGCCAAGGATGTTCGCGCTGGTCATACCAGCTAAGCCACTACCGATGACGACAACATCGTATTCGTCTTGAACGCCTTTTAGGAAATCACGCGGCATGTTGAAGCGAGCGGTTCGGAGAAAACGGAGAGGTGCGATCGATGGAAAGAAGCAAAAACTGTTGATGACGCTTTCGATCAAGGCCGAGCTTTTCCAGATCGATCGAACTAGATTGGGCCGACGTCCGGCTGCAGTTCGGCAAAGACGCCGATCATGTCTTCGTCGGGCGGCCGGTCACCGTACAACATCATCGCCCCTTCGCCAACCAACACACGCTCGTCTAAAAGACGAATTGTTTGGCCGGAGGACCGAATTGTGGTTGTTTGGGGGATTCCGGAGGCCAGCCAGTCGTGTGAACCGCGAAAAACCTCGATCTGTTCGGTCGGCAATACCGTGGCAATTCGCCGCCTTTGATCTGTTGATTGTCCTAAGGCGGCGATCTTCCAGCGGTCGTCACGTGGATCCTTCATCACCCGTACCAGCAGCGTCGACTCGCCAGGCGAGATCGGAACGGCGCCAAACCAGCTTGGTGCCGTCGCCCCGCGGGGCCACATCGAACTGTAAACGAGCCGATACTTGGATCCAGTTGGGATTCGCACACGCAGGCGATAGGTCATCGGTTCTTCACTCGCTAATCGCACCGCCGCAATTTGCCCCGCCTCCGTCGGTTCTAAATAGCCCACTTCGTTTCGCAACCGGGTCAATTCTCGTTCGGCCTCACGCAACCGAATCGTCGTGATGACAAAGCCTAGTGAGAGTGCAACCAGCGCGAGTAACCCGAGCAGGTTGGCTATCGAAAACTGGTGCCGTATCGGACGCGGTGCCTTAGGTTTCGTTGCGAATTGTTGTTCAGACGCATCGACCATCGATCAGGCCAACGCGTTTGCGACAACCGCCCGCGACTTTTCCAGCCCTTCGCGGGCGACTGCCAAGGCGTCACGTTTCCAATAATCTCGATTGAATAGTTCGAGCGAGAACGTGCCACGAAAACCATTGTCGACCAGCGAACGGATGATCGACGGCAAAGGGCAGACGCCGTCTCCCGGGAAAACACGGTGTTGATCGGAAATCGATTCGCGGGGCGGATCGGCGGGGTAATCGTTGATATGGAAGCAATGCATCTTAGAACTCTCAATCATCGACAAACCGGCAAAGTCGCTGCCGCCTTTGTAGATGTGATAGAAGTCTGGCAAGACGCAAGCGAGTGGATGACCGGCCTCGGTCGCGACATAGGCGAGTTCACCAAGCTTGCTGAGTGTGGGCGAGAAGCCCCAGAGCTCAAGCTGTGGTGCGACGCCCGCCTGCTGGCCGACCTCGCACAGTTGTCGATAACGTTCGGCGATCGTTTCTAGCGGTGGGGATGGGCCGCCGCCTCGGTGGGCACCGACCGGTGGTGCTGCGATCAGTTTGCCACCGATTCCCGAAACCAAGTCCATGTCATGCTTGGCTGTCTCTAATCCCTTTCGGCGTTCACTATCATCGTCTGAAATCCAGTTTGCAAACCCGATCGCGCTCGCTACGGACAGTCCTGCGTCATCGATTCGCTTCTTTAGATCGACCAATTTGCCGCCTGCCGAAACGTATGCCTGCAAGTCTCGGATCCAGGGCTCGATCCCGTCGTAGCCAGCTTCGGATGCCACACGAATTTGTTCTTCGATCGGAAGTTTCTGGCCTGAAATCGTGCTTGTGTTCAGTGCAAAACGCGCCGGTAGCGTCGTTGGTTCTTCTTGAGCAGAAACGATCGAGTGGAAAGACAGCAAACCGGCGGTCGCGGCGGAAGACAAGAAGAATTGGCGTCGGTTGGTCATCGGTATGGTGGGGCCCGGGGCGGCAAAACGGAGAAAGCGAAATCCAATGCAAAGGAATTGGCTTATTCTAACCACTGGGGCGACTAGCGAGAGCCTAGCTGAGGCAGTGAAAACAGGCGGACTTTCTGATCAGCAGGCGATGATTGCGAGATCGGATAACGCCGCGGTCAAGCAGCTCGCGGCGAGTGCGGTTACCTAGCCAGCACGTACAGCCGGCCGGCGCGGCGAATGTGATCCGTCGGTTTGAGATTCGGGCTTCAATATTGGCCGCGCAACAGACGACGCTGCTCGGCGGGAAAAACGCGATCTCTTTCTGCTTTCGCTAGCTCGGCAAGCCGAGGTGAAAGTTTGCTGATCGCAAGTTGATAGATATCGAATGCTGCCGACCGTTTCCCGGCCCGGTACTGTGACCGGGCATATCGAACGAGTGCCTTACCCTCGGCATCGGGATCCGATTGGTCCCGGTCGCGAGACGTTCCGCCGGGCTGCCTCGGCGGCTTCAGTGCATCGCGGGTCGATTTCGGAACGGCAGAGCCTGTGACGGGCCTTGTCGGCAGACCACGAAGTTGTCGGTCGATCGCATCGTGGTCAATGATGGTGACGTGAACTGAGGAATCGCCGGTCGAACCGGTTGCCGAGCCTGCTCGCTGGCCAAACCCACGACGGGTAATGTTTCCGCTTCCAACGGATCGGCTTCGGGATGCTGAACGACGGACGCTGCCGAGTGATGTCGCCCCCTGATCGGGAACCACGACGCTGCCTGAGTAGCGAAATGTCTGGAAGGAGGGCAGTTGTATGGTCTGGGCAGTGGCAGCCGCGGTAAACAAGAGCGTTCCGACGGCAATAGTGATGAACCGGAACATCGAACAAGGCTCCTGACTCGTCGTTTTCGCATTCGTCCGTGATTCTCGGTGTATCGCAATCGTAAGTTGACAGGTTCGTTAAATTCGAAGCACTGATCGTGGTTACTTCAATTCTTCCTTTATCTTGTCGCCGAAGTTTCGGTTGAACTTACGCACTTTGTCAACGACGACTGCACGGCAATAGCCATAGTTGGGATTCTTGCGGAAGAAATCTTGGTGATATTCTTCGGCCGGATAGAATGTCGTTGCCTTTTCGAGCTTGGTCACGATCTTGCGATCGAATTCGCCGGAGGCGTCAAGTTTCTTGATGTACTTTTCGGCCGCTTCCCGTTGCTTTTCGTCGTGATAGAAAACGCTGCTTCGGTATTGTGGCCCCTTATCGGCGCCCTGTTGGTTCAAGGTTGTCGGGTCATGCGTTTTGAAGAAAACTTCCAATAGTTCTTCGTACTTGACCTTCGACGGGTCATACCGCATTTCGATCGCTTCGGCGTGACCGGTGGTTTTGCTGCATACCTGTTCGTAGGTTGGATTGGGGACGTGTCCACCGATGTAGCCGCTGATCACATCGCTGACGCCTTCCATGCGTTCGAAGACCGCTTCGGTGCACCAGAAGCATCCGCCGGCAAAGGTCGCGATGAGCTGTTCGGGGTCTTCCGTGGACTGTTCTGATGACAACGTTGTGGCTCCATTGGCTGGTGGTTCTGCCGAAACCCTTGCGCCGACCAGGACGCCGATCGCAAGCAGAAGAAATAGAATCCACCGCTCCAAATAGCGTTCCTTCGGTGTGATCGCGGTGGCGTGGGCGGTGGGTTTCATCTTGATCCTCGGGTTTGGTTTACCGTCGGGTTGCGGACGGAGGGGCGACGCACGAATCGTCGGCATCTCAGTATACGCCCTGGGACAGTCGTCGTGAAATCGTAGAATGGCGAAGGCGAACTAGATTCCGCCCGTTTCGGCAGGTTCTGCCCTGCTTTTAAGCCCGACGTTGGACCGCACGAGCCACTATTTTTGTGAATGATTCACCCCCAGGAAATCCGACTTCTGCGTTTCCATATTTTGACTTGAGTCATCATGTTGCCGATGACGAGATTGACGCCCAGCAGCACGTTCATAACCTGCGTTATCTTCAATGGTCACTTTGGGCAGCCGGAAAACACACCGCGGCGATCGGTTGGGACGCCCAAGAAGCGCTCGCTAGAAATGTCGGTTGGGTCGTTCGAGAACACTCGATCCAATACCGCGTCGCGGCGTTAGCCGGCGATGACATCGTCGTTCGGACGTGGGTCGCTGATTTACAGCGGTTCGCGTCGCGGCGAAAGTACGTGATCTTCCGACCGGCCGACCGCGCCGTGTTGGCGCGGATTGAAACCCGCTGGGTGTTCGTCGATCTTCAGCGGCACAAGGTGATGCCGATACCGGACGAGGCTCGTCAGTCATTGACGATCCTCGATCAGCCACCGCCGCTTCCGTGGGAAAACCAGGATTAGTTGAACGCGTCTTCGATCACTTCGCGGCTGTTGCGAGTGCCGAGAGCGCCGATCACACCGAAGGGGCTCTTTTCGCCTTTGGTCACCGCGTCGCGTTGGCCCGCCGATTGGTTGCCACTGTCAATTGAATCGGTGATAAACACGACTGCACCGTCACCGAGCAAAATATGGGCGCCGCCTTGGTGCAAACTGCTGATCGACCAGTTCCCCGGACTCGATTCGGTAAATTGGCTGATGCAAAGCTCGGTGTTCGGCGCCCGGTTAGTCGTTACACCGGTGTAGATTGCCGAGTAACTCGCCCAGTTGTAACCCCGGCGGGTCCCGGCTTCGATGGTGCCGGGATAGGGAGATCCGTCGTTGTTCAGCGGGTTGTGAGCTGGGAAGATCGAGGCGTTCCAGAACAAGGGGCGTTCGGGGTCGATCAAGTTTGCATTCGTCCGGCAAGCCATCGTCCCACTACCGGAGCTAAGTTCGACGTCAAAGCCATCAACGTTGGTGACGTTGAATGCCGCATGCGTGCGTGTTTCGCGGACTCCCATGTCGGTCATGATTTCACCGCAGCAAATCGTGTTCGAAAGACCGTCTTTGACGTCGGCGAGTTCCATCTTCTTACGTGGCACAAACATCCCGCGTAGCCATCGTTTAACGGTCGCCTCGGTCGTGGGAAGCGGATCGCCATAATCACCCAGGTCTTCGTTGGTCAGTCCCAGGGTCGCGCCGACGGCGCTGTCGCCCAAACACGCCGCATAGTTGGTTCGCGCCAGTGCCGGCAAACCAGTGCCGGGATCGCTAGGGCAACGCAGCATCGGGATCTCGGTCACCCACGGCGTGTAAAGGTAAACGCCTGCCTGCGGTCGTGGCCCCATCGCGGGGAAGTCTGGTGTGCCATTGCCATCGATATCCAATGGTTGTGAGATTTGATCCCACAATCCCTGCTGCTCGATAAACGGTAGCAGTCCGACCAAGAAACTCAGGCTTTTTTGGTTGGTCGTTGCGGAATAGTGCCAGATCTTTGCGGGGCTTCCCGAGAACGGATCCAGTCCCGTTCCGTCGCCCTGCATCGGCAAGCGTTTGTAGGTGGTGTGGTAGTTTTGAACGGCCAAACCGATTTGGCGAAAGTTATTGCTGCAGCTCATCCGGCGTGCCGCTTCGCGGGCCGCTTGAACGGCGGGAAGCAGAAGCCCAACCAGAATTCCAATGATCGCGATCACGACCAATAGCTCGACGAGTGTAAAGCCGGCGCGGTTTCGTCTAGACATAGACGTCTCCCAAGAAGGAATGATTTTGAACGAAATGATTTTTGAAAAGAACAAAAGGGCTGGATCATTCTCCAGCCGAAAAACGGTCGAGCCTAAGCGTCTGCGTCTCACCAGCGGCACGTCTCTTATTCAAAGCCGTGCGTCCGCGATCGGTGAACGAACTCAATTCAAGTATGCGATTCAGCCCCGACTGCAGGTTTTACCGACCGACCGCCAGGGGCTAGGTTCGGCGACCGCGATGAAACTCGCGGGACCGATCGGATCATCCCAAGTGAAGTTGAAACGCAGGTTTAGTCGAACACCGCGTGCAGATGAATGACTACTTCTTTCCGGATGCGCCTCCGGAGTTCAATTTCTCTAGCTCCTGATCACTTGCTTGATACGGATTGTCCTCCGGAGCTACTTCCAACACGCCACCTTTATGTCCGCCACATCCAGCCAGCCCCGACAAACTTAGCAGCCCGATGGAACACCCCAACAGGAAATGTTTCATAGATTTCGATCTCAAGAAAACAGAAGCAAGAGGATTGATAACACCGGCGGAATCGTGAATCGTTCGGATTACCGCGCAAATCTGACGCCCTATCACTGTACTATAGCCGCTGGTCCCCCACAACATTTGAGCTCGGTCGCAGGGCCGGATCGTGGACATGCATCGTGGACATGCAATGCCGGATCGAATCGACCCGCTTAGTAATCCGCTCCGAGAGGCCTGCGGTTACGCTTCGTTGTCGTCAGTTGGATATGAAGCCATACCCATTCCGGCCGACTTGGCGGTTTGGGGAATTCACGCGCCCCGGGGGGAGTCCGCCTCCGGGCCCATGTGCGATCTGAGCATGAGGTGAGGCAAAACGCTTCTCGAAGCGTTAGCGAAGCTTTTCGGCCAAAAATTTGGCACTCGGCCCCGCCATTTGCTCGGCCAACGTTTCCGGAGTTCCTTCGCCGGTGAGGTGGCCGCCGGCACTTCCGCCCTCGGGTCCCAAGTCGATGATCCAATCGCAGCACGCCAACAGATCAAAGTCGTGTTCAATCACGACCACCGTGTTGCCGGCATCGACCAGCTTCTGCAGCACATCGATCAATCGTTTCACATCGACAAAATGCAGGCCCGTGGTCGGTTCGTCCAAGATGTAAAGCGTTTTCCCGGTCGATACCCGAGCCAGCTCGGTCCCCAGTTTGATGCGCTGCGATTCACCGCCGCTAAGCGTTGTGCTGCTTTGTCCCAGGTGCATGTATCCCAGGCCCACCGCACGCAGCGATGTCAATAAACGCAACACTTTGGGGACGTTGACAAAGAACTCGCACGCTTGATCGACATTCATCGCAAGCACGTCAGCGACCGTCGCGCCTTTGAATCGGACTTGCAGCGTTTGCCGGTTGAAACGCTTGCCGTTGCAGCGCGGGCAAGTCACATACAGGTCGCTCAGGAAATTCATCTCGATCCGTTCGACGCCGTGGCCTTTGCAAAGTTCACAGCGTCCGGCGGCCGAATTAAAACTGAAACGACTCGCCGTGAATCCGCGCGTCTTGGCCTCTCGTGTCGCCGCATAGACTTTGCGTATCTCATCGAGCACTCCGCTATAGGTTGCCGGACAAGACCGTGGTCCTCGACCGATCGGAGCTTGATCGATCGGTATCAACTTATCAACCAAGTCTGCGCCTTCGAGCGATTTGAACTGGGTCACCGAGTCCTTTCGAACCGGCAACTTCTTTCCGGTTTCCAGCTTGTGTTGAAGCGCAGGGAGCAGAGTTTCGCGAACGAGGGAACTTTTTCCACTGCCCGAAACGCCGCTGACCCCGATCAGACATCCGATCGGGAACTTCACGTCGATGCCCTTTAAGTTGTGCGTCGTCACCCCGCGCAAAACCAGCGTTTGTTCGCTCCGGCGTCGTGTCTCGGGAATCGGAACACTGTCGGCGCAGGAGAGATACCTACCGGTAACACTGTTGCGATTCGCTTGAATCTGTTTGGGCGTTCCCTGGGCGATGATTTCACCGCCTCCGGCGCCTGCCCCCGGACCGACATCGATCAACCGATCGGCCGCACGCATCGTGGCTTCGTCATGTTCGACGACGACGATCGTATTCCCTTGACGTTGAAGTTCACGTAGGCATTCGATCAGTCGATCATGATCGGCCGGATGCAAGCCGATCGAAGGTTCATCGAGCACATAACAAACCCCGACCAGGCCGCTGCCAATGCTGGTTGCCAAGCGAACGCGTTGTAGTTCGCCACCGGAAAGCGTGTCGGCGGAGCGATCGAGTGTCAGATAGGGTGCGCCGACTCGTTGCAAGAACGTCAAACGTTTCGAGACTTCGCGTACGATCGGCTGGGCCACCGCTTTGTGCAGCGCCGAAAAGTGACTGCCGGGGCCTCCTTCATCGGGTTGAGCATCGCTCGCGTTGCGTTCCAGAGTATTCATCCATGCCAGGGATTCGTTGACGTTCATTGCCGTCAGTTCGGCGATCGAGATGCCTCCGATCGTCACCCCCAACGATTGACGCTTTAATCGCGCGCCATCACAGTCGGGGCAAACACGTGGCGAAGTCTTCGCGTCAACGATTCCCAGTCCATCACAAGTAGGGCAAGCACCGTAGGGACTGTTAAACGAAAACGAACGTGGTTCGATTTCATCGATGCTTGCGCCGCATTCAATGCAGGCCATCGACGTACTGTGAATTTGATCGACCCAGTCACCCGATTCTGATTGAACCGCCGAAGTCACCAATCCTTCACCCAGACGCAACGCGAGCGTGAGCGAATCTGCCAATCGGGATTCGACCCCTTCACGTATGACCAACCGATCGACGATCGCTTCGATCGTATGATTCTTTCGAACGGCAAGTTCGGGAACATCGTCAAGTAAGTAAACTTGTCCGTCGACTCGCGCGCGAACCAACCCGGCCACTTGAATCGACTGCAGCACATCACGATGGGCTCCCTTGCGGCCGCGTACCATCGGTGACAGCAACATCATCTTGGTCCCGTCCGGGGACGCGAGCAGGGTTTCGCGGATCGCGTCGGGTGATTGACGGTCGATACTGGCTCCGCAAGCGGCGCAGTGGGGTGTGCCAACTCGGGCGAACAACAACCGCAAGTAATCGTAGACTTCGGTGACCGTCGCGACGGTACTCCGGGCACTCGTCGAGCCGCCTTTCTGATCGATCGCCATGGTCGGTGCTAGACCGTCAATCCAATCGACATCCGGGCGAGGAAGCGAATCGAGAAACTGACGCGCATACGCGGACAGGCTATCGATGTATTGCCGTTGTCCTTCGGCAAACAGAGTGTCAAAAGCGAGCGAACTTTTACCGCTCCCGGAAACGCCGGTGATGACCGTGATCGCGTCGCGCGGGATGTCGACATCGACCGACTTCAGATTGTGAACCCGGGCGCCGCGGATCCGAATGCTGTTCGCGGCGCTCGCGCGTTTCTGTTTCCTGGCGGTCGATTGCTTTGCAGTGGCGGAGGGGGGCACTAAAGTTAAGCCTAGTGTTTCGTCGACATTTGAAATGAGAATTAGCCGGATGGTGTTGGCTACGGTTTCTGTGCAGGAACCGGGGGAAACGCCCGTCGTCTAATGCTCCGCCTCCAAACATTTACTTTAGACGGTACTGTAGAACGTCGGGGCAAGATGCGAGCTGGCGACATCTGCGTTTTAAAATAAAAGCCGCCGTCTGCCAAAGCCCCTACCGGCAGTCAAGGGAGCGTTGACCTCGCGCGCGACAAGCCGAGGCCAGTTCCGGAAATCGTCCGATGCGGTTTGAAAGTCACGTCGCAGCCGCCGTTCGGTGGCGGGACGCCTCAAACGACATGCGATCTCTCGATGGACTGAGTCCCTACCGGTTGAGGCGAAATCAAGCCGAGAAGCTGGCTTTAGGCTGCTTTGGCTAGTTTTGCCAGCCGTTTGGCGACACGAGGTGGTGGGGTTCTCCAGCGTCGATGAAGCCACCAATACTGCTCGACCGCCTCGCCGACGCTTTCGGCAAGCCGACGATTGTACCAGCGAGTCAAAGTGTGCACCGTTTCGCAGTGGCCTTCGGGATCGTCCTCCGGGTCGGCCACCCCCAGACTGCCGGACTCGAATTTCATTGGTTGATGGTCTAGCCGTTTGGTGAATCCCGCCAGCATCGGCGCACCGCTGCCGAGCGAGAACAACGGGAGTGCTTTATGACAAGACGCGTGCACACCAAGAAAACGCTCCCAGCAACCTTTCGGGCCGGCATGTTGGTCGGCCAAGATCGCCAGCATCCCGCCGGCGGAGAGGTGTTGATCGACTTCGACCGCACATCCATCCTTGTCCAGTAAACGCTGTCCCTTCGCACTGCGAAACCGCTCGACCCAGCGATGTAAATACGGATTGTCCAGTGTTCTGGCGATCGTCGTTGCTTCACAGCCCATCAATCCTGCCGTGTAGCCACCGATTTCAAAGTTCCCAAAGTGTCCCGAGACCATCACCACCGGCCTGCGTGACAAACAGGCTCTTAGAATGTCGCGCTGGTTGCGAAAACGTACGTACTCGGTCCAGTTCGTCAGGTGCAGTCGACGGCCGGCCCAGGCAATTTCGCAAACCATCAAGAGCAGCGAATGCCACATCGCAAGTTCCAACGCACGGCGTTCCGAACGCGTCGCATCAGGAAAGACCTGGGCGAGATTATTGGCCGTCGTCCGATGTCGTATGCGAAACACTCTCGCCGCGAACCATGCCAAGCCTCGGCACATCGAATCACCCATATCCAGAGGCATCGTTTGCACGAAGGCCACGAACAGGCGGACGAAGATGTAGGCAAAAAAATGAGACGCGGTTTGGATGAATGGTCGGATCATCGGTCAGAAGAAACGGATGCGACGAAGGTAAGAACGTCCGTCGGATGGGGATCGGGGCAGCAAAATTTCAATCCGAGCACGATCCCTTAGGGAGTCCCCGCGACCTCGTGAGCGAGTCCATCCTGAGACCGTCGGTAGGATTCCAATATATCGGTGATTTGTCCCAACTGATCGGTCGTAGTTGCTGATAGGTCCAGGAATAAGATGCGTCGTTGCCCGACTTGGCACCACCCCGGTTGCTGGTCTTCGAGCACCATCCGTCGCACATCAAACCCCATTTGCTTGGCTTGGCCGAGGGCAAGGCTCAGTCGTTGAGCAACATTTAATCCATTCGTTCTCGGGGCTCGTTCGAGTGGCATCCTGCTCCTCGTGGTTCGACGTTGACGGGGGCGTTGGTCGGTCGCGGCTGTTGCAAACATCGTTCGCCGCGGTTCTCACTGATCGAGACGTGGCTCGGTTTCGCTAGCAATACAGTAAAAACTTTTCCGATTGCGGGACCCAGTGTGACCTGGCTGACTTGCAAGACACGGGGGACTCGTGAAGCACGGAAAAGCTGCACTTACGCACAAACGTCAGGTATAGCAACGGTGGTCTGCCGGACGATAGATCAAGTGGTGCCGCGATCAAATGACCGCACAGTGCTTCAACGCGACGGCGATTTCGCTTGATCGCCACGGCGGTTCGGGGCGGATGAGATCCGATCGCCCAGATTCTGACCGGGATTACGACGCGGACACCGAGCCAAACCGACCAGCCTTCCGACAGCCTTAGCGGAAACGAATGA
It includes:
- a CDS encoding lysophospholipid acyltransferase family protein, which codes for MIRPFIQTASHFFAYIFVRLFVAFVQTMPLDMGDSMCRGLAWFAARVFRIRHRTTANNLAQVFPDATRSERRALELAMWHSLLLMVCEIAWAGRRLHLTNWTEYVRFRNQRDILRACLSRRPVVMVSGHFGNFEIGGYTAGLMGCEATTIARTLDNPYLHRWVERFRSAKGQRLLDKDGCAVEVDQHLSAGGMLAILADQHAGPKGCWERFLGVHASCHKALPLFSLGSGAPMLAGFTKRLDHQPMKFESGSLGVADPEDDPEGHCETVHTLTRWYNRRLAESVGEAVEQYWWLHRRWRTPPPRVAKRLAKLAKAA
- the uvrA gene encoding excinuclease ABC subunit UvrA yields the protein MPPSATAKQSTARKQKRASAANSIRIRGARVHNLKSVDVDIPRDAITVITGVSGSGKSSLAFDTLFAEGQRQYIDSLSAYARQFLDSLPRPDVDWIDGLAPTMAIDQKGGSTSARSTVATVTEVYDYLRLLFARVGTPHCAACGASIDRQSPDAIRETLLASPDGTKMMLLSPMVRGRKGAHRDVLQSIQVAGLVRARVDGQVYLLDDVPELAVRKNHTIEAIVDRLVIREGVESRLADSLTLALRLGEGLVTSAVQSESGDWVDQIHSTSMACIECGASIDEIEPRSFSFNSPYGACPTCDGLGIVDAKTSPRVCPDCDGARLKRQSLGVTIGGISIAELTAMNVNESLAWMNTLERNASDAQPDEGGPGSHFSALHKAVAQPIVREVSKRLTFLQRVGAPYLTLDRSADTLSGGELQRVRLATSIGSGLVGVCYVLDEPSIGLHPADHDRLIECLRELQRQGNTIVVVEHDEATMRAADRLIDVGPGAGAGGGEIIAQGTPKQIQANRNSVTGRYLSCADSVPIPETRRRSEQTLVLRGVTTHNLKGIDVKFPIGCLIGVSGVSGSGKSSLVRETLLPALQHKLETGKKLPVRKDSVTQFKSLEGADLVDKLIPIDQAPIGRGPRSCPATYSGVLDEIRKVYAATREAKTRGFTASRFSFNSAAGRCELCKGHGVERIEMNFLSDLYVTCPRCNGKRFNRQTLQVRFKGATVADVLAMNVDQACEFFVNVPKVLRLLTSLRAVGLGYMHLGQSSTTLSGGESQRIKLGTELARVSTGKTLYILDEPTTGLHFVDVKRLIDVLQKLVDAGNTVVVIEHDFDLLACCDWIIDLGPEGGSAGGHLTGEGTPETLAEQMAGPSAKFLAEKLR